CCCGCGCTGGCCGCCGATCCCGTGCCGTTCGAGTCGCGTCTCCAGCGCCGGCGCATCACACCACAGCGTCGTCACGTCGACGGCGTAGTCGGCGACCCACTCCCGGAACCCCTCGGCGACCTCGGCTGGTGCTCGAAGTGGGACGACGATCTCACCCGGGCCGACCGTCTCCAGCGACTCGAAAACGTGCTCGGGCGTAACGGCCGCGATGGATTCGCCGGCGATGGGGACGACGACGGCGCTGTCGGCGACGGGTGCGTCGGGGAGAGGATCGGTCAGGTCGTGCAGCGTCGTGATCCGCTCTTGTGAGTAGTCCATCTTACCCCTCGATCGCTCGTGTGAGTGCGGCCCCAGCGGACGTGCCTTCGAGGGCACCTGCCAGCGCGGAGAGTTCGGCGAGCGAGCCACCGACGAGCGCGCCGTCCGAGCCCCCGCGGACCACGACACCCGTGTCGGCGGCCGCCGTCACCAACTCGTCGACCCCGGACGGATCGAGCCCCGAGAGTTCGAAGACACGGCCGACGAACGGCTCCCCCTTCCCCTCGCTAGCCCCGATCCGCTCGAGGTGCCGGGCGACGTCGCCGGCGCTTCGAACGTCGAGTTCGCTGACGGTCACATCACCCTCGATCGTCCGACCGCGTTCGGCGAACGCACCGCCGATCTTCGCGGCGTCCAGCGTCTCGGCGACGTCGTGAGTCCGGACGACGTGTGCCCCCCGTTCGATCGCCATCGAGGTCGCCGCGAGACTCACCGGCAGTGCCGCCTCGGTCGAGCGGTCCGCCAGCGATCGGAGGAAGTTCTTCCGGTTGATCGAGACGAGGATCGGCTGGCCGAACCCGCGGAACTCCCGCAGCCGACGAAACGTCGCCCGGTCGTCTTCGAGGGTCTTGCGCTCGCTCCACCCGCCGAAGGCGGGGTCGACGATGGTCTTGTCCGTCATCCCGTGCTGTTTGAGTGCCTCGTAGACCCGGTCGACGTAGTCGGCCTGCTGGACCCAGTCAGGTGAGCGAGCAGTCGCCCAGTCGACATCGTCGACAGCGCCGGGTCGTTCCAGGTCCGGCGGACTCGCCATCTTGCCGACCGCGACGTCGTACTCCCGGCAGACCTCGGGCATCTCCGGATCGGCGAACCCACAGATGTCGTTGACCATGTCGAAGCCGGCGTCCAGTGCCGCCTCGGCGACCTCGGCGTACCGGGTTTCGATGGAGAAAACCGCGTCACCGCCGACCGACTGGAGCGTCTCGATCGCCGTATCGAGCCGGTCGAGTTCCTGCTCGGCCGAGAGAACGTCGAGGCGCTTGTTCGCCGACTCCAAGCCCACGTCGACGATGTGGGCGCCCTCCCCGATCAGTTCCTCGTCGACGTAAGCGGCCGCCTCGTCGGGCTCGTCGTAGACGGAGGGATCGTACGGGGATTCCTTGCTGACGTTCAGCACACCCATGATGCGCGGTGGCTGCTCGTCGCCGATCGCCAGTCCCGCCGCGTCTACCGTGCGCATGATCGATCGGTAGGACTGCGCAGGGTAAGCGTTGGCGGTTGCGGCGGCTCGCGTCGCTACCGTCGGGCGGTCGACGGTGGCTGTGGGTCCTCGTTCGTGTACGCCACGACGGTGAACTCGTCGTAGCGCTCGCGGTCGGTGACGCTCCAGTCGGTTCCCAGATACGGAAACACCGCCGCACCGGTCTCGTACTCCGGGAGTTCGGAGACGAGTGCCCGGTCGGCGTAGGGAAGGAACATCGAGTAGATCGACTGGCCGCCGATGACATAGCCCCTCTCGCTACGCTCGTCGACCGCGTCGATCGCGTCGGGCACGGAGGAGACGAACGTCGTCTCAACTGCGTCGTACTCCCCGGGCGTGCTCGTGACGACGACGGGATGTGTCCCCTCGACGTCCGTCATGCTCGCCCAGGTGCGACGCCCGACGATCACCGGGTGCCCGGCGACGCGGGTCTTGTACTGGCGCTCGTCCTGCTCGTAGTGCCACGGGATCGTCTCGCCGTCGCCGATAGCCCCAGTCCGGGCGACGCCCGCGACCAACACGAGTTCTGGCATACGATCACATGGGGACCGGGCCGGCAAATCACTGTCTCTCCTATCGGCGTCGTGTTGGGGCTATGACTGACAGCTTTATTTGCCCCACCCCCATACCGGGTCGTAGTGTCGACGCCGGAAGCAGATATCGCAGCGGTCCTTCGGGAGTCCGGTCCCGACCACGACGGGTTCACCTTTGAGACGCCTGGTGGCGGTCATCAGAGCGATGTCTACATCGTGACGATGGCCCACGGCGGCGAAGAGTACGAGGTGGTTGTGAAGTTCAAACCCGAGGGTAACGTCCCCTTCGAAGTCGAACCCCGACTCCACGAATACGTCGCCGACCGGACCGACATCCCGGTGCCACGGATTCTCGTCTTCAAACAGGAGCCGACGGTCGACGTCCCGCCGTATTTTGTCACCGAGCGAGTTCACGGACACAACCTCGCGACCGAGTTCGGCCAACTCACACAGGACGAGCGCCAACGTGTGATGACACAGGCCGGGCGGGTGCTGGGGGATATGCACTCCGAGATCGGATTCGAAGCGTTCGGTCGTCTCGACCTGCACAACGACCGGATCATCGTCCGGGACTGGATGGGAAGCTGGCGGGACTACTTCGAACAGCTCACCCGAGCACACCTCACCCGGCTCGACGGGACGCCCTTCGAGGGACTGGCGACCCGTGCCCGGGACCGGATCGAACCGGCGTTGGATATCGTCCCCGAAGACGGGGTCCCGCGGCTGGTCCACGACGACTTCCGGCCGGCGAACCTCCTGTTCGAGCGCGGCACCGAACGACCGATCACGGCGGTGCTGGACTGGCAGGACGTCCTGGCCGCGCTCCCCGAGTACAACCTCGCACAGACGGAGTTTCTCTTCATCGACTCGTCGTTCGACGATCCACAGATCAAGGAGACGCTACGTCAGCGGTTCCACACCGGTTACAGGGAGTTCCGGCCGATGGACTTCGCGGACGGCTACGAGGAGCGCCGGCCGCTGTACCAGCTCTCGACGCTGCTCTGGCGGATGGCCGGATTTGAGGCCGTCTTCGCCGACGAATCCGGCCTGGCGACGGCCCGTGCCGAGGCCAAATACCGCGAGCAGTTCGAACGGTTGATCGACGCACTCCCGACCTGATTCGGCGGTATCGTTCGCTCCCGAAAGAGCCAAATTTTATACGACGTGTAGCCGCAGGGGCGACTATGACAGTGGTCCCTGTCCCCGGTGTCGAATTGCGCCTCCAACGAAGCGTGACGAAGGGAGGTGTCGGATGCGTCGACTGACCGCCTTCCTGGTCGGACTGCTGGTAGTGATGGGGACGCTCCCGATAGCAGTAACGGCCAACGGCGTCAACGCCTCCGTCGCGGAAGTGACGATCTCGCCGGACTCTCCCGCTCCGGATGAGACAGTGACGATCACGCCGACGATCAGGAACCTGGCGAGCAGTAACAGCTCGCTGGAGATCCGATCGGTCGTGCTTCGAGGGACTGGATACGGCATCAACGAGCTCAAGCGGATCGACAGTGTGGGGACGATCTCACCGGGCACGGAGCTCGATATCCCACTGACATACACGTTCGACGACGAGGGGGAGCGTGACCTCCGTGTGTTCGTCTACGGCGTCAACACCAAAACGGGTGAAGCAGTCCAGCTTCGATACCCCGTGACAGTCGACGTCCGCGAGCGCCATCCCCAGTTGGATATCAGGGCCAACGAGTCCGTCGTCGGCGTCGAATCCAACGGGACAGTCACCATCGCTAACGGATTGAATACACCGATCGCGAACGTCGAACTGGTGGTCGACGGACGGACCGTCGAGATGCTCAACGACCGGACCGTCTTCGCCTCGATCGGGAGCAACGAGGTCGAAACCGCCTCCTTCAGCTTCCGGCCGGAACGTGCCGGGACACAGCCCGTGACTGCGACGCTCCACTACACGATCAACGGGGACACCGAACGGACGGTGACCCGGTCGAAGACGATCCGCCCCGACGAGTTGCGTGAAGGGGTCTCGTTGGACGCCTCGGCGGTCGGAAGCGGCGAGGACCGCGCGCTGTCGGTCGACGTGATCAATCAGGGCAACACCCCCGTCGAGAGCGTCGTCGTCACCGCCACCTCGGACAACGCGACGTTCCGGCGTGCGATCGTCCAGGACATCCCCGCGGGAACGTCGGAGTCGGTCCGACTCAACGCCACCCTCTCGGAGCCGATGGCGAACGTCGACGTGACCGCGGAGTACGAGATCGGAACGCGCCAGCGGACCGCGACCACGGCGACCGAACTCCGTTCCGCGCCGGGAGCGATCACGCTGACCGGCCTCGACGTCGTCCGCGAGGGCGGGCGGCTCCAGATCTCGGGGAGCGCGAGCAACCTCGGGACGACCGAGGCAAGCAGCGTCCTCGTCTCGGTCGTCGATACGGAGCGGGTCACGCCCGCGTTCCCGAACAAGGAGTACTTCGTCGGGACGGTCCCCTCCAGTGACTTCGTCTCCTTCGATCTCTACGCACGGACCACCGGGAACGTCTCGTCGGTCCCGATCGAAGTGAGCTATCTCGTCGACGACGAGCGGGAGACACAGCGCTTCCAGGTCGACGTCACGGCGGCCGAGCCAGCGGTGCCGGTGCGACCGAACCAGAACGCGAACAACGGCGGCGGTGGCGGGATCTTCGGCGGCCTCCTCCCGGTCATCGGGGTCGGCGCAGTGGCCGCGCTCGTCATCGTCGTCGTCCTCGTCAGGTGGTACCGCCGCGGCGACGAGGAGATATGAACGTCATCGACGCACAGGGGCTCGTCAAGCGGTATCGGACCGGTGGCCAAGTGCTGGAGGCGCTCGGCGGCATCGACTTCACGCTCGACTCCGGCGAGTTCGTCTCGATCATGGGTCCAAGCGGGAGTGGCAAGACGACGCTGTTGAACATCCTCGGTCTCCTCTCGACACCCACGGAGGGGAAGGTCCTGTTGGACGGGAACGACGTGACGAACCTCGGTGACCGAAAGCGGACCACACTCCGGAAACGGAAGATCGGGTTCGTCTTCCAACACTTCTACCTGCTGCCGACACTGAACGCCGTCGAGAACGTCGAGGTTCCGCAACTGTTCGATCGGAACCCGGGAACACGTCGGCGAGCCATCGACCTGCTCGAACGGATGGGACTGGGCGATCGGCTCGATCACCGACCGGACGAACTCTCCGGTGGCCAGAAACAACGCGTCGCCATCGCCCGGTCGCTGATCAACGACCCGCGGATCGTCCTCGCGGACGAACCGACGGGGAACCTCGACCGGAAGACCGGCCGGCAGATCCTCGACGAGTTCAGGCGGATCGCCGACGACGAAGACGTCGCCATCGTCGCCGTCACACACGACGAACTGGTCAACCAGTACGTCGACCGAACGGTCCACCTCGTCGATGGAACCATCGGTCGGGAGGAAATCGATGCTTGAACCGATCTACCGGCGGTTCCCCGCCGCCCTGATGGCACGCCGGAACCTCACGCGGACGAAGATGCGGTCGCTGCTTGCGGCACTGGGGATCGTAATCGGCGTCGTCGCGATCGCCTCACTGGGGATGTTCGGCGTCTCGCTGCGGTACTCGATCACCCAGAACCTCGGCGATATCGGGAACCAGGTGACGGTCTCACCCAACGCCAACGAGGGTGTCGAATACCTGAACGACCGGGACATCCGGGACATCCAGCGTGTCGTCGGTGCCCGAACGACCGTCACGCCGGTCAGAACCGACATCGTCGAGGTACAGTTTACACGGGGGCGATCCTCACAGGA
Above is a window of Haloarcula halophila DNA encoding:
- the folP gene encoding dihydropteroate synthase, which produces MRTVDAAGLAIGDEQPPRIMGVLNVSKESPYDPSVYDEPDEAAAYVDEELIGEGAHIVDVGLESANKRLDVLSAEQELDRLDTAIETLQSVGGDAVFSIETRYAEVAEAALDAGFDMVNDICGFADPEMPEVCREYDVAVGKMASPPDLERPGAVDDVDWATARSPDWVQQADYVDRVYEALKQHGMTDKTIVDPAFGGWSERKTLEDDRATFRRLREFRGFGQPILVSINRKNFLRSLADRSTEAALPVSLAATSMAIERGAHVVRTHDVAETLDAAKIGGAFAERGRTIEGDVTVSELDVRSAGDVARHLERIGASEGKGEPFVGRVFELSGLDPSGVDELVTAAADTGVVVRGGSDGALVGGSLAELSALAGALEGTSAGAALTRAIEG
- a CDS encoding dihydrofolate reductase; the encoded protein is MPELVLVAGVARTGAIGDGETIPWHYEQDERQYKTRVAGHPVIVGRRTWASMTDVEGTHPVVVTSTPGEYDAVETTFVSSVPDAIDAVDERSERGYVIGGQSIYSMFLPYADRALVSELPEYETGAAVFPYLGTDWSVTDRERYDEFTVVAYTNEDPQPPSTARR
- a CDS encoding phosphotransferase family protein, which produces MSTPEADIAAVLRESGPDHDGFTFETPGGGHQSDVYIVTMAHGGEEYEVVVKFKPEGNVPFEVEPRLHEYVADRTDIPVPRILVFKQEPTVDVPPYFVTERVHGHNLATEFGQLTQDERQRVMTQAGRVLGDMHSEIGFEAFGRLDLHNDRIIVRDWMGSWRDYFEQLTRAHLTRLDGTPFEGLATRARDRIEPALDIVPEDGVPRLVHDDFRPANLLFERGTERPITAVLDWQDVLAALPEYNLAQTEFLFIDSSFDDPQIKETLRQRFHTGYREFRPMDFADGYEERRPLYQLSTLLWRMAGFEAVFADESGLATARAEAKYREQFERLIDALPT
- a CDS encoding ABC transporter ATP-binding protein — protein: MNVIDAQGLVKRYRTGGQVLEALGGIDFTLDSGEFVSIMGPSGSGKTTLLNILGLLSTPTEGKVLLDGNDVTNLGDRKRTTLRKRKIGFVFQHFYLLPTLNAVENVEVPQLFDRNPGTRRRAIDLLERMGLGDRLDHRPDELSGGQKQRVAIARSLINDPRIVLADEPTGNLDRKTGRQILDEFRRIADDEDVAIVAVTHDELVNQYVDRTVHLVDGTIGREEIDA